Proteins from one Oryza sativa Japonica Group chromosome 12, ASM3414082v1 genomic window:
- the LOC136351239 gene encoding uncharacterized protein yields the protein MAEKLPASPSSAGPGSVKEKIPELGLSEIDEANIVPITLDKLTPEQQKDLDTMMQQAWNKFLSSFTETCKGTLVQKYKVKVVADVPGTGSSKDGEVKQALDGRRSRLLSPGQPSVSWGNHRRRVLAGKTVALPPLYRLQPPVPPCRCSGCCHRHPPSTSPRRPPPRLSLGFAGTPSPASVSPSASPEFLRQPLPPCPCASRRRHLLLRHRSVKVALGHASPPSEPRLCSLSSSPLVVVDDSSGRSFVLAGSSSRCAATLVVIVAACSAPSSSLCSCCRLPSSPPRRFLSSSSRRSRSSCRSSLRQAVLVRRPRPSSVPLQPRRRLRPRLRVAKRCASRVSPSSKDRRRSRPLAFRLRHSRPSLPRPFVVVVPSPRRVVVRISPSLPRPRHFGVARARCAVVDPGTRVPVSVVVRLCVW from the exons ATGGCCGAGAAACTGCCAGCATCGCCGTCCTCGGCTGGTCCTGGCTCTGTTAAAGAAAAGATCCCGGAGCTAGGTTTATCTGAGATTGATGAAGCCAACATTGTGCCCATCACTCTGGATAAATTGACACCTGAGCAGCAAAAAGACCTTGATACAATGATGCAGCAAGCATGGAATAAGTTCTTGAGCTCATTCACGGAGACCTGCAAGGGGACATTGGTTCAGAAATACAAAGTGAAGGTAGTTGCTGATGTTCCTGGGACCGGTTCTTCTAAGGATGGAGAAGTGAAACAAGCTCTAGATG gacgtcgcagccgcctcctctcccccggtcagccctccgtttcgtgGGGAAaccaccggagacgcgtcctcgccggcaaaacagtggcgttgccgccactgtaccgcctccagccgcctgtgccgccttgCCGGTGCAGCGGCTGTTGTCATCGCCATCCTCCCTCgacgtcgccgcgtcgccctccaccccggctttccctcggtttcgccggaacgccgtcgcctgCGTCGGTCTCGCCCTCCGCCTCACCGGAGTTCCTTCGGCAACCCCTtccgccgtgcccgtgcgccagccgacgtcgccatctcctcctccggcatcgcagcgtcAAGGTTGCCCTCGGCCACGCCTCCCCTCCATCCGAACCCCGCCTGTGTTCGTTATCGTCGTCTCCGCTCGTCGTCGTTGACGACTCCTCCGGTCGGTCGTTCGTCCttgccggctcgtcgtctcgctgcgccgccaccctcgtcgtcatcgtagcggcgtgttccgcgccgtcctcgtctctgtgcagctgctgccggctgccctcatcgcctcctcgccggttccTGTCGTcatcctctcgtcgttcccggtcgtcgtgccgttcgtccctccgtcaagccgttctcgtccgtcgtccgcgtccgtcaagtgtgccgctgcagccccgtcgtcgtcttcgtcctcgcctccgcgtcgccaaGCGTTGCGCcagccgcgtctcgccttcgtccaaggatcgccgccgaagtcgtcccctcgccttTCGTCTCCGTCATTCCCGGCCGTCTctgccgcgcccgttcgtcgttgtcgttccctcgcctcgtcgcgtggtggtaaggatctctccttcgctgccccgtcctcgtcatttcggtgtcgcccgtgcccgttgtgcggttgtcgaccccggtacccgtgtaccggtgtcggtagtcgttcgcttgtgcgtgtggtga
- the LOC136354512 gene encoding uncharacterized protein, whose product MAFKEIKVMALKECRVSTLKEFKVMVFREFKVEALIKMTMRHTHHLSPPSSSLSRAAGRLQPPLSPCLCVGWSRHHLSRPRSRLLSHGLPSVLRGDRRRRVPAVALLFPPRRPPPAASPSSPERRPAVPSPSPASQPPPLRRRCLRFVGKSPETCPAGVQWRRHHYTVSGRLLFVAGTPTDVAVSSVDVAASSSPPAAPRFRRNAVARATSPSVPPAPSPAAPSAVPVCRPTSPSPPPALQRQGRPRPRLPFVQTPPRSIVVVSVRSRRRRPVDRPARRLAALPPSWASLRRVPRRPHLRAAAAGCPHRLPVGRRLPPSSSLWRSSLRQADRVRRPRFVKCAAAPSSSSSSAPRRQALCQPRLAFVQGSPLKSSPRRSSPSFPAASAAPVRRCRSHASSRGGL is encoded by the exons ATGGCTTTCAAGGAAATCAAGGTGATGGCTCTCAAGGAGTGTAGGGTGTCGACTCTCAAGGAATTCAAGGTGATGGTGTTCAGGGAGTTCAAGGTGGAGGCCCTAATCAAGATGACAATGCGGCACA ctcaccacctctccccgccgtcctcctctctctcccgtgccgccggccgcctccagccgcctctgtcTCCTTGCCTGTGCGTCGGCTGGTCGCGCCACCACCTCTCTCGgccccgcagccgcctcctctcccacggcctgccctccgttttgcgcggtgaccgccggaggcgcgttcccgccgttgcccttctctttcccccgcgccggccgcctccagccgcctctccctcctcgcccgagcgccgcccggccgtgccgtcgccttccccggcgtcgcagccgcctcctcttcgccggcgctGCCTCCGATTCGTGGGGAAATCGCCGGAGACGTGCCccgccggcgtccagtggcgtcgccaccactacaccgtctccggccggctgctgttcgtcgccggtacgccgaccgacgtcgccgtctcctccgtcgacgtcgcggcgtcgtcctctcctccggctgctcctcggtttcgccggaacgccgtcgcccgcgccacCTCTCCCTCGGTCCCGCCGGCACCCTCTCCGGCAGCCCCTTCCGCCGTGCCAGTgtgccggccgacgtcgccatctccaCCCCCGGCAttgcagcggcaaggtcgccctcggcctcgcctcccctttgtccaaacccctccgcgatccatcgtcgtcgtctccgttcgttctcgtcgtcgacgtcccgttgatcgcccggctcgtcgtctggCTGCGCTGCCACCGTCGTGGGCATCGCTGCGGCGTGTCCCACGCCGTCCTCAcctccgtgcagctgctgccggctgccctcatcgcctccctgtcggtcgtcgtcttcctccttcctcctcgttgtggcgttcgtccctccgtcaagccgatcgcgttcgccgcccgcgtttcgtcaagtgtgcagcagccccgtcgtcgtcctcgtcctcggctccacgtcgtcaagccttgtgccagccgcgtctcgccttcgtccaaggatcgccgctgaagtcgtcccctcgccgttcgtctccgtcgttcccggccgcctccgccgcgcccgttcgtcgttgtcgttcccacgcctcgtcgcgtggtg gcttgtag
- the LOC136354513 gene encoding uncharacterized protein: protein MLFAKGLLPSFFGFQLVLDGQPPLALSRDLTTSPHRPPLSPVPPAASSRLCLLACASAGRATTSLGPAAASSPTACPPFCAVTAGGAFPPSPFSFPRAGRLQPPLPPRPSAARPCRRLPRRRSRLLFAGAASDSWGNRRRRAPPASSGVATTTPSPAGCCSSPVRRPTSPSPPSTSRRRPLLRLLLGFAGTPSPAPPLPRSRRHPLRQPLPPCQCAGRRRHLHPRHCSGKVALGLASPLTKPLRDPSSSSPFVLVVDVPLIARLVVWLRCHRRGHRCGVSHAVLTSVQLLPAALVASLSVVVFLLPPRCGVRPSVKPIAFAARVSSSVQQPRRRPRPRLHVVKPCASRVSPSSKDRR, encoded by the exons ATGCtgtttgcaaaaggtttactcccttccttcttcggatttcaactagtactagatggtcag ccccctctcGCGCTCTCCCGTGACCTCACCACCTCTCCccaccgtcctcctctctctcccgtgccgccggccgcctctagccgccTCTGTCTCCTTGCCTGTGCGTCGGCTGGTCGCGCCACCACCTCTCTCGgccccgcagccgcctcctctcccacggcctgccctccgttttgcgcggtgaccgccggaggcgcgttcccgccgtcgcccttctctttcccccgcgccggccgcctccagccgcctctccctcctcgcccgagcgccgcccggccgtgccgtcgccttccccggcgtcgcagccgcctcctcttcgccggcgctGCCTCCGATTCGTGGGGAAATCGCCGGAGACGTGCCccgccggcgtccagtggcgtcgccaccactacaccgtctccggccggctgctgttcgtcgccggtacgccgaccgacgtcgccgtctcctccgtcgacgtcgcggcgtcgtcctctcctccggctgctcctcggtttcgccggaacgccgtcgcccgcgccgcctctccctcggtcCCGCCGGCACCCTCTCCGGCAGCCCCTTCCGCCATGccagtgcgccggccgacgtcgccatctccaCCCCCGGCAttgcagcggcaaggtcgccctcggcctcgcctcccctttgaCCAAACCCCTCCGCgatccatcgtcgtcgtctccgttcgttcttgtcgtcgacgtcccgttgatcgcccggctcgtcgtctggCTGCGCTGCCACCGTCGTGGGCATCGCTGCGGCGTGTCCCACGCCGTCCTCAcctccgtgcagctgctgccggctgccctcgtcgcctccctgtcggtcgtcgtcttcctccttcctcctcgttgtggcgttcgtccctccgtcaagccgatcgcgttcgccgcccgcgtttcgtcaagtgtgcagcagccccgtcgtcgtcctcgtcctcggctccacgtcgtcaagccttgtgccagccgcgtctcgccttcgtccaaggatcgccgctga
- the LOC4351875 gene encoding stromal 70 kDa heat shock-related protein, chloroplastic encodes MASFTSQLGAMACGAAPSTSPLAARRSGQLFVGRKPAAASVQMRVPRAGRARGVAMRVACEKVVGIDLGTTNSAVAAMEGGKPTVITNAEGQRTTPSVVAYTKGGERLVGQIAKRQAVVNPENTFFSVKRFIGRKMAEVDDEAKQVSYHVVRDDNGNVKLDCPAIGKQFAAEEISAQVLRKLVDDASKFLNDKITKAVVTVPAYFNDSQRTATKDAGRIAGLEVLRIINEPTAASLAYGFEKKNNETILVFDLGGGTFDVSVLEVGDGVFEVLSTSGDTHLGGDDFDKKVVDWLASNFKKDEGIDLLKDKQALQRLTEAAEKAKMELSTLSQTNISLPFITATADGPKHIETTLSRAKFEELCSDLIDRLKTPVTNALRDAKLSVDNLDEVILVGGSTRIPSVQELVKKITGKDPNVTVNPDEVVSLGAAVQGGVLAGDVKDVVLLDVTPLSLGLETLGGVMTKIIPRNTTLPTSKSEVFSTAADGQTSVEINVLQGEREFVRDNKSLGSFRLDGIPPAPRGVPQIEVKFDIDANGILSVAAIDKGTGKKQDITITGASTLPKDEVERMVEEADKFAQEDKEKRDAIDTKNQADSVVYQTEKQLKELGDKVPAPVKEKVDAKLNELKEAIAGGSTQSMKDAMAALNEEVMQIGQAMYNQQPNAGAAGPTPGADAGPTSSGGKGPNDGDVIDADFTDSN; translated from the exons ATGGCCTCCTTCACCTCCCAGCTCGGCGCCATGGCGtgcggcgccgccccctccaCCTCGCCCCTCGCGGCCCGGAGGAGCGGGCAGCTGTTCGTGGGGCGGAagcccgcggcggcgtcggtgcaGATGCGGGTGCCGCGGGCGGGGCGGGCGCGGGGGGTGGCGATGCGGGTGGCGTGCGAGAAGGTGGTGGGGATCGACCTCGGGACGACCAActccgcggtggcggcgatggagggCGGGAAGCCGACGGTCATCACCAACGCCGAGGGCCAGCGGACGACGCCCTCCGTGGTGGCGTACACCAAGGGCGGGGAGCGGCTGGTCGGGCAGATCGCCAAGCGGCAGGCCGTCGTCAACCCGGAGAACACCTTCTTCTCCGTCAAGCGCTTCATCGGCCGCAAGATGGCcgaggtcgacgacgaggcCAAGCAGGTCTCCTACCACGTCGTCCGCGACGACAACGGCAACGTCAAGCTCGACTGCCCCGCCATCGGCAAGCAGTTCGCCGCCGAGGAGATTTCCGCGCAG GTCTTGAGGAAGTTGGTGGACGATGCATCTAAGTTTTTGAATGACAAAATTACCAAAGCAGTGGTTACTGTTCCTGCATACTTCAATGACTCACAGAGGACAGCAACAAAAGATGCTGGACGTATTGCAGGATTGGAAGTTCTCCGCATTATAAATGAGCCGACTGCTGCATCCCTTGCTTATGGTTTTGAGAAGAAAAACAACGAAACGATTCTTGTGTTTGACTTGGGAGGCGGTACCTTTGATGTCTCTG TATTGGAGGTTGGAGATGGTGTGTTTGAGGTGCTTTCCACATCTGGTGACACACACCTTGGTGGCGATGACTTCGATAAG AAAGTTGTGGATTGGCTTGCTAGCAACTTTAAGAAAGATGAAGGCATTGATCTTCTGAAAGACAAACAAGCCCTGCAGCGACTCACTGAGGCAGCAGAGAAAGCGAAGATGGAACTGTCTACGCTGTCTCAGACAAACATTAG CTTGCCTTTCATAACTGCTACTGCTGATGGGCCTAAACACATCGAGACAACTCTCTCCAGAGCCAAATTTGAGGAGCTATGTTCGGACCTCATTGATAG GCTTAAAACTCCTGTCACTAATGCCTTGAGAGATGCCAAACTGTCTGTTGATAACCTGGACGAAGTGATTCTTGTTGGTGGATCCACTCGTATCCCTTCCGTGCAAGAGCTTGTGAAGAAGATCACTGGCAAGGATCCCAATGTCACAGTCAACCCTGATGAGGTTGTTTCTCTTGGGGCAGCTGTACAG GGTGGAGTTTTGGCCGGAGATGTGAAAGATGTCGTTCTTCTTGATGTTACTCCATTGTCTCTTGGTCTGGAGACGTTGGGTGGAGTGATGACCAAGATTATTCCCAGAAACACAACACTGCCCACCTCAAAATCAGAGGTATTCTCCACAGCTGCAGATGGACAGACAAGTGTTGAGATAAATGTTCttcagggagagagagagtttgtCCGGGACAACAAGTCTCTTGGAAGCTTCCGCTTGGATGGAATCCCTCCTGCACCACGTGGTGTTCCACAAATTGAAGTCAAGTTTGATATTGATGCCAATGGTATTCTCTCTGTTGCTGCTATTGATAAGGGTACTGGGAAGAAACAGGATATCACCATCACCGGCGCTAGTACACTGCCAAAGGATGAG GTTGAGAGAATGGTGGAAGAGGCTGACAAGTTTGCTCAGGAGGACAAAGAGAAAAGAGATGCCATTGATACCAAAAACCAGGCAGACTCTGTGGTCTACCAGACTGAGAAGCAACTGAAGGAGCTAGGTGACAAGGTACCTGCACCTGTGAAAGAGAAGGTGGATGCAAAGCTCAACGAGCTCAAAGAGGCCATTGCGGGTGGATCAACACAGAGCATGAAGGATGCCATGGCTGCTTTAAACGAGGAAGTTATGCAGATCGGCCAGGCCATGTACAACCAGCAGCCTAATGCTGGTGCTGCTGGACCTACTCCTGGTGCCGATGCTGGACCGACAAGCTCAGGCGGTAAGGGACCGAATGATGGAGATGTTATTGATGCGGATTTCACTGACAGCAATTGA